The sequence GCCGGCCAGTCCGCCGTCTTTGCCCCCGCAGACGTGACCAGCGAGGCCGACGTACGGGCCGCCGTCGGGACCGCCGCGGGGCTGGGCCCACTCCGGATCGTGGTGAACTGCGCAGGGATCGCCACCCCCGGCAAGGTCCTGGGACGGGACGGTGTGCTGCCCCTGGAATCCTTCAGCAAGGTCATCCAGGTCAACCTGGTGGGGACCTTCAACGTCCTGCGCCTGGCCGCCGAAGCGATGGCGGCCACCGAGCCCGCCACCACCCCGCTGGGCGGCCCGGAACGCGGCGTCATCGTCAACACCGCCTCCGTGGCGGCCTTCGACGGGCAGATCGGCCAGCCCGCGTATGCCGCCTCCAAGGGCGCCGTGGCCGCCATGACGCTGCCGATCGCCAGGGAACTGGCGCGCTCGCTGGTCCGGGTGGTCACCATCGCTCCGGGCATCTTCGAGACCCCTATGATGGCCGGCCTGTCGCAGGAGGCGCAGGACTCGCTCGGCGCCCAGGTTCCGCACCCGTCCCGGCTGGGCAAGCCCGCGGAATATGCCAACCTGGTGGCACATATTGTGGACAACGCCATGCTGAACGGCGAAACCATCCGCCTGGACGGGGCTATCCGGATGGCGCCGAAATGAGCGCGCCGGACGTCCCGCAGCTGCCGGCGGCGGACTTCTTCGCCGTCGAAGCGATGCTGGACGAGGCTGAACGGAACAAGCTCGCCGAGCTGCGGGACTTCCTGGCGGCCGAGGTGGCGCCGTACGCGGGGGATTGGTGGAACAAGGCCGAGTTTCCCGCCCATATCCTCCCCAAGCTGGCCACGCTGGAGCTGAGCACACCGGTCCACCGCGGCTACAGCCATCTTTTTGCCGGGCTGGTCATCGCGGAGATCACCCGCGTGGATACCTCCCTGGCCACGTTCTTCCTGGTCCATCACGACCTCTTCGTGGAATCCCTGCACACCTTTGGCACGGAGGACCAGAAGCAGCGGCTGCTGGCCGACGCCTCGGAGCTGCGCACTACGGGTGCCTTCGCGCTGACCGAACCGCTGCATGGCTCGGATGTGGCGGGCGGCCTGGAGACCCGGGCCCGGCGGATCTCCTCCACCACGGGAGAAGCGGACGACGCCGGCGATACGTGGGTGCTCAACGGGGCCAAGCGCTGGATCGGCAACGGGACGTTCTGCGACTACATGCTGGTGTGGGCCCGGGATGAGGCGGACGGTTCGGTGCGCGGCTTCATTGTGGACGCAACGCTGCCGGGTGTCAGCCGGAGCAGGATCGAGAACAAGATCGCCCTGCGCACCGTCCAGAACGCGGACATCCAGTTCCGCGATGTCAGGGTTGCCGAGGCGGACCGCTTTGCCGGTATCAGCAGCTTCGAGGACACCAAGGAACTGCTCCGCAGCTCACGGATCATGGTGGCGTGGCAGGCGGTGGGCCAGCAGCTCGCCGCCTTCGACGTGGCCCGGCAATACGCGGTGGAGCGGCAGCAGTTCGGCCGGCCGCTGGCCCACTTCCAGTTGATCCAGCAGCAGCTGGTGACCATGCTGGGGAACGCCGTGGCCAGCATGTCCATGATGGCCGGGCTCGCCCGGCTGCAGGAGCAGGGGGCAGCCAACATGCCGCAGGTGGCCCTGGCCAAGTCCTACCTCAGCGCCCGCATGCGCGAAACCGTGGCGCTGGGCCGCTCCATCCTGGGCGGCAACGGGATTGTTACCGACTACCGGATGGCCAAGATCTTCGCCGATGCCGAAGCCATCTACACCTACGAGGGCTCGTTCGAGGTCAACACCCTGATCGTGGGAAGGGCCATCACTGGAATCTCCGCCATCGGTGGTTGAGCCGGTCGAAACCCTTACCGGCCGGGGTACGGCTCTTTCTCGCCGGCTTCCACCCGGATGTCCAGGCTGTTGTTCTTCACGGGCATGGGGCAGGTGCCGTAAGGGGTGAAGGCGCTGGGGTAATTGATGGCCCGGTTGAAGTCCAGCACTACGGACCCGTCCGGCCGCGGCCTGGGGAGGGAAAGTTTCCGCCACTCGTCCGTGGTGTCGCCGTTGGTTTCGTCGTGGAACGTGACGGTCAGGGCGCCGAGCTTTTCTTCCTCCGCCTGGAGCCGGAACTCATGGCTGCTTCCCGGGAGGCGGAAGACCACCTCGCCTACGCTGCGGTGCACGCCGTCAACCAGCGGGTTCGCGGTGCCGATCGGCACATCCACCGGCGCCGGGTAGGGCTCAAACCTTCCGGTGACCTCCCAGTCGGGGTTGTACGGAAAGGTAGGCACGCCGTCGAATTCCGTGAAGGCCGGTGATGCAGCGTCCCGGGTGCGGATCGCATACCGGCCGCCGCGCATGGCCAGTTCCACCACTACCTGGTCCCCGTCCGGGCCGCCGAACTGCACCCACATCAGTGATTCCTCGTCCGCCAGGACGGCGGATACGGTGCCGTCCACCTTTTCCCCTGTCTCCACCAGCGTGAGCCCGTCCGCCGGAACCGCGGTGAGGAACGCCGTCGAGCCCGTGGCGTCAGTGGACCACAGGCCGGGGGCCGGCTCGACGGCGGAAGGTGAGTCTTCGAGCCACTGGAAGGAGGTGAGGGTAAGCCAGCCGTGCGGCGCTGCCAGGGCTTTGTTGCGGTTGGCGCGGAAGCGCTGCCAGCGCTCGGCCCTGGCGGCGTGGGTGGTGGCTGGGGTGGTGGTCATGGTTCCTTCCAGTTGCGTATGCCTTCGGCTACAAC comes from Pseudarthrobacter sp. NIBRBAC000502770 and encodes:
- a CDS encoding 3-hydroxyacyl-CoA dehydrogenase, with the translated sequence MDIKGSVALVTGGASGLGAATAQRLFDAGASVVLVDLPSSGGQALADELNGRAAAGQSAVFAPADVTSEADVRAAVGTAAGLGPLRIVVNCAGIATPGKVLGRDGVLPLESFSKVIQVNLVGTFNVLRLAAEAMAATEPATTPLGGPERGVIVNTASVAAFDGQIGQPAYAASKGAVAAMTLPIARELARSLVRVVTIAPGIFETPMMAGLSQEAQDSLGAQVPHPSRLGKPAEYANLVAHIVDNAMLNGETIRLDGAIRMAPK
- a CDS encoding acyl-CoA dehydrogenase family protein gives rise to the protein MSAPDVPQLPAADFFAVEAMLDEAERNKLAELRDFLAAEVAPYAGDWWNKAEFPAHILPKLATLELSTPVHRGYSHLFAGLVIAEITRVDTSLATFFLVHHDLFVESLHTFGTEDQKQRLLADASELRTTGAFALTEPLHGSDVAGGLETRARRISSTTGEADDAGDTWVLNGAKRWIGNGTFCDYMLVWARDEADGSVRGFIVDATLPGVSRSRIENKIALRTVQNADIQFRDVRVAEADRFAGISSFEDTKELLRSSRIMVAWQAVGQQLAAFDVARQYAVERQQFGRPLAHFQLIQQQLVTMLGNAVASMSMMAGLARLQEQGAANMPQVALAKSYLSARMRETVALGRSILGGNGIVTDYRMAKIFADAEAIYTYEGSFEVNTLIVGRAITGISAIGG
- a CDS encoding DUF1684 domain-containing protein produces the protein MTTTPATTHAARAERWQRFRANRNKALAAPHGWLTLTSFQWLEDSPSAVEPAPGLWSTDATGSTAFLTAVPADGLTLVETGEKVDGTVSAVLADEESLMWVQFGGPDGDQVVVELAMRGGRYAIRTRDAASPAFTEFDGVPTFPYNPDWEVTGRFEPYPAPVDVPIGTANPLVDGVHRSVGEVVFRLPGSSHEFRLQAEEEKLGALTVTFHDETNGDTTDEWRKLSLPRPRPDGSVVLDFNRAINYPSAFTPYGTCPMPVKNNSLDIRVEAGEKEPYPGR